CCGGATTTTCCCTACTCCTCCTCAGATTTGCTTCGATCTGCTGAAGGTCTGGTTCGGTGGACTAATTCTCAAAAGTTGAGGATTGGTATTATGTGGTCTCCCCCTATGACGAATAGATTCAAATGGAATGTTGATGGATCCTCTATCGGAAAACCTGGCCCCTCCGGAATAGGTGGTGTTTTGCGGAATCATCATGGAAtacttttaggtattttttctaTGCCGATTGGGATCTTAGACTCTAATGTAGCTGAGCTGAGAGCAGTAGTCAAAGCTATCGAATTGTCAGCCTCTAACTGCTTCTTAcatcataaacatattattatcgAATCTGATTCTGCCAATGTCATTAGCTGGATGAATAATTCTTATAATAGGCCTTGGATTCATCATAAACTCTTCTCTTCAGCTCAGAGGCTAGCTTCATGTTTTGATTCAATCACCTACTCTCATTCTTACCGGGAAAGCAATCACATGGCAGATCATCTCGCTAAACAAGGAGTGCACAGAATATCTGATTTTGTGGCTTGGCTATGACCCTCATAGATAATTTATCGGTACTTTGTTTAATCCAATGCAGATTATGTTGATTGGGGCATTCTTTTGGCTCCTATGCAGGAACCAGATGGTGGAAGgtttttattgagtttgtaGGGTTTATGTTAAATAGGTTTGCTAGCTAATTCAGCAAACTTTTTCTCTGTGTAATGATTGGATTGCACAATTTTGCATTACTTAATAATATcagcttctttcaaaaaattcccCTCTGAATACGCCCATAACTTCAGTCGATGGCCACCACAAGACTGAAGCCGAGCCACCGAGGGATAACCAAATCCAGTCGAGGCCCACGAAATTAACTGGATTTTCCGAAGGGTAGGTCTACAAGCTGGCCAACCACTTCTTTAACCACCACGATACCGATCCCCAGCATCGTTTATTGATGGCAAGTTTCCACATGGAGGGGAGGGTTATTGCATGATTCCGAGAGATGGAAGAGAAAAGGGTTCCAACAACCAATAGGAGTACAAATTGCTGATGGTTGAAGGATTTTAATTGAGCCAAAAGCTTCTGTTACCTTGTCTTACTTTTCAATGGTTTGCTGCAGGTCTGGAAATAAAAAGGGTTACAATGAGTAAATGTGTTTTTACTGACTCGTTctctccattttttcttttttcctgctTACAAGGGGGAGAATCAAATGCAATTATCTGATAGTATTTTTCTTCTACGGTGGTCAGATTACTCCTGTCATGACGGGTATTGAGTTTCCAAATACTAATAATCAACCACTGACTAATCGTTCAGGTAAATGCAAGCAGGTAAGAAACGGACTAGGGCTAACTAGCATCTAGCAATGTTCGGATTGAACTCGAAAGTGGCGTGTTTTTGACCTCAACCGAAGGCCACCTCCATGAGTTTGCTTTCTGACATGATTAAGCCTTAATACACTTGATTAGCAAATGGTGTTGGGACTCGGGAAATCTGCTCACAGCCTCACGTGAACGTGTGGGACTCGGGCGCATAAAAGTGAGATCCTCCTTTCGAACAAACTGGATTTTGAGCAGCAGTTCTCCAACGTTGCTGTCAATATGAAGTATGGGGATTGTTGTTGTTCAGAGAGAAAGGGTTAGAAAATGTTGGAGAGGCAGATCTGCAACTAGTAGATGAAAGTTTTATCGAGGCAAGCAACAACTAAACCAAGATAACCCTGATCTCTTCTCCAGTATACTTGATATTTGATAGGAAAATCATTGTAGAATAGGAATTCATATATTGTTGTTGTTCAGAGAGAAAGGGTTAGAAAATGTTGGAGAGGCAGATCTGCAACTAGTAGATGAAAGTTTTATCGAGGCAAGCAACAACTAAACCAAGATAACCCTGATCTCTTCTCCAGTATACTTGATATTTGATAGGAAAATCATTGTAGAATAGGAATTCATATTTGTCAAACTGACTCGACCGAGAGAAGAGAAGGTGGTGTTAGATTATTAGATTTCACCggttacatgtttttattaaaacatcattgttttgttatttaaaaaaaattattagtattGACGGATCAAGTTTAGACAGGTTAAtcaaattactaaaaaattgacgggttaattGGATTTCAAGAAGTTAATATCTTATTTAGTTCACCTAAAAATCTAGCTTAGTCTCATATTTCTGCAGCAAGCTGGGTTGAACAACTATGTGGAAATCTTCAACAACTATGTGGAAATCTTCGAGCCACTCTTGTTACATGTGAATGAAAAGTCGGGTGCTGAAAAACATGTACagggttgtttgtttttgcggttgaaatgtatttgaaattattttttgttattttttgattattttaatatattaatatcaaaataattttaaaaattattaattttataaatttccaAATAAAACAACTACTACCACATCTCTACTCACTGCTTAACACCATTAAAACCATAGAACGCGAATGGACAGGGGCTAAAAGTTCGTCTACAAAAATGGGTTAACAATTCAAACTCTTATTGGACCTCCTggaattataaacaacaatttATCTTTGGACCTTGCTTGAGTCCACTGCACTGCACCCTTAATTACGGGCTCTTATTGTTGTTTCTCAAGACCATGATCATAGAAAGCATCCATTAATTATATGGGCCTGACCGTAGGAGCAAACAAAGCGTTGATTTATCAGCACTTTGCTTATGCTTTTTGCATGCATGTACAGAAACGAAACCGCAAATTGTACTGGTAACCATGTATTGGTAAGTTTAGGAATCGTTAGAAAAACGATAAGTTGTTTTTGTGGAGCTGTCAAGGATTTTGAGAGCACAATCATTCTAAAGTTAATTTACAATTCATGAAAGGCTGTCATGTCAAGAAAGCTAATGGAAGCAAGCAAGAAAGACCATTTTCTCCCACTCAAGTTTCTTAATTTCACCACAGTAAGATCTTTCAAGTTTCCTGGGTTCGAGACCATTGAATCAGCTAACCTACCATCTCTCAATAACCCTCCTTTACGGGGTGGATTCGTTATCTTCCTTGGTTCAAGACTGGTAACCAAATTGCTTAACCTTTCATTTCGAAATGTCATCCATTTAAAGAACAGAAAGATACTTCAATTTATGGAGCTTTACCCCATTCCTCGAGTAGAAGGGTGTGTGAACAATTTGTATTAGAAAAGGGCCTCATTAAAAACAgaggtatatataaaaaaaaaattcaaggaccaCAAAATCCAACTGGGGAATTCACACGGCAACAAAGCATGAGCTGTTAGTTCATCCCATTTTCTCCATCAAAGACGGGATTCTAAGGAAGTACGCGGAAACAAGGAAGCAACTTTTGGTAGGTCCGAAGACCTCACCTGTTAAGGTAACTGCCAGCAGAAGAGTGCATTAGGTATAGCATAGTGCAGATGCACATGGTCAAGAACAGATGCACATGGCTTAGACCCACTATTATATGGTAATCATCCATCCAATATCCAACAAACTactaaagtagaaaaaaataattggaactATCTCGATCACTGGTATaggaaaataaatcaagaatatcCATGAAGAAAATCATTCCGGGACCCTGTCGCCCTCTAAGGTGGCCGATAGAAGGTGTTTAACCATTCAAGCTAGCACCAACACGAGTGGAAGGATTTGACTCTGATCCTAGAATAAATGCAGGGCCATATACATCAATGAAGAGACCTGTGTCAAACTTCAAGATTAGTTCTGGCAACATTTTTATGCTTGACCATAACTGCATAAGTTTTAAGAATATGGGACCCAACAAACACTAGCAAAATTAACCTGCCTGAAGGAGTAGAAATGAATGTCAAATAGCATGTCTTCTGAACTCCTTATAAAACAAGGAACTCGATAACAATCTTCAGTTAAGAAAACAGCAGGCACTCACCAGGATATTATATGGAAAATGCAGTCTCTTCTCACCAGGATCTGAATTTAGTGAAATATCCGATTTTCTATTAAGATCATAAAATAACCATATCACCTATCAGACAACTCAGAGAGAGAATGAAAGGTACTGCCTTTGCACAATCAATACAATTAACCCTGCCTTGGTTATTATTTGCATTTAGCTGTCATGAGAAAGCAACATTTTCAACAAGTACTGTATATCATAAGTGTGATCTCAAACACATTACAAACACTACTATTATTCAGTTTCGCATAAAGAACATGAAATCCAGTGTATTTAGGTCAACAAACCATGATCTCATCTCTAAATAGAAGAGGTTTTCCAGCGGAAACTAAGCTAAAACTGTTTAGTCCTAAAGCAACTTAACAaacatatggaaaaaaaaaaaaaaaaaaaaccaaacacaaaacaagAGTAAAAGCAAACACAAACAATGTACATAGAGATTAACAAGCCATCCTCGGATTCAAGTTCCAAGCACAAGGAAGAATTAAGTCCATGCTACGGCCTGGCAAAAACACCCCAAATCTTACCCCGCCCCAGACCATCCAAGAGCTTCTTAGATCCTTCAACATCCATCTCCATAAGTTTCTTCAAGTGCCCACTAGCACCAGCAGCAATCATTTGTTTCCTACACTTCTTAGAATTTAAAAGAGAGGCCAATATAGAAACAGGGTATTTCTTATCCAAATTCTGTATCAAAGGATCCAATAGCTGAACTGTACTCACTATTCCTCCCTCAGTCTTTCTGAAAATCCTCCTATTACCAGCATGCAACACAAGCAATGACAATGCTTTTGCTGCTGCCTCCTTTTCTTCAACAGCCTTACAATCCAACATTTTAATCAATGGACTAATGCACCCCAATTCACCAATTAGTTTCCTAGTTTTCATAATAAAACCAAGCTCAAAAATAGCTCTGGCAGCTGCAACTCTCACACCCAGAACCCCACAACTCAACACCGCCACAAGCCTAACAACAAACCCATCAGAAACAAGCCCTTCAGCAATAGCTTGGTTGGAAGCCAACTCCCTTAACAACTCAACAGCAACTTCAAGACTCCTTGCCGGAGGACATGAATCCCAAAAATTCCTCAAACACTCAACAACCCCTTCCTTAACAATCAAAAGCTTCAAATTTTCATCTTCCTTAACCAAATTACACAAACAACCGATTGCATTTTCTTGCGCTAATGCAGTTCCAGAAGCTGCAAGCCCAATAAGAACAAAAACGGCATTCTCTTCTATAAAATTCTCTCTAATCTCTTCAAACACGGCCAAATTCCTCAAAACCCCACTTGCAAGACCCTGTGAACTAGGTGTTCCAGCTTGACAAATCTCTAACAATGAACAAATCCCACCTCTAGACCCAATTGCCCTTGCATTCTCTCTCGAAAAGCTTAAAGCTTGAAGTGCAACACAAGCTTTTTCTTTGGCAAACCAACTTCCTGATTCAAGAATCCTAATCAATTGATTCAAAAGCAACAACCCTTCTGCTATCAAAACATGTTTACTACTATCCACCATTGAAATTCTTGAAATTGCGGCTACGCTCTTctctttaatatcaaaacaactATTACAATCAAGTAATCTAGCAAGAACAGGCACAATACCTTGTGCAACAGCAATCAATACATTTTTATCATCCTCCTCAATCAAACTCAAAACCGTGTCCATAGCCGCGTTCTTCGACTCAGTACTCCCTATTTGCAACCGAGTTATTAAATTCCTAAACTCAGCTCTAACAAGCTCTCTTTTTGGGCCAGACCCAGATAAAATTCCATCTTGAAGAACCCCACTTTTGATCAAAATCTCACAATCTCTCACATTTTGATTCAATTTAGCTAAAATTGAATCAATATCACTTTGAGTCTTAAGCTTCCCTTCCGTCAAGTTTGTATCTAGACATTTTTCAGCTAAAAGGAGAGCATCATTTAGAGTTTGCGAAACAGAGTGAAGGAGATCAAGAGCGAGTGGGTTAGTGATTGAGGTTTGGAACTCGGAAAAATCAGTGAGTTGGGCTTGGAGATCAGCAAGTTTGGATTTTATTAAACTCCATTTCCCTTTGAAAGATTGTATTAATGGGATTTGTTGGTCTAAAAGGGAGTGTAAGAGGTTGTTTGACAGAGTTATTGGGTCATTTTCTGGTATTGTCATGTTAAgttgaaagaaatgaaagaaaagaggatAATGGGATTTTTAAGGTTTCTTTTTTGCTGCTTTTTAGAGGCtacagagagaaagaagaggggCTGCTGGCTGGTGGTCGTgctggcggcggcggcggcggcggctaGGAGGCAGTGTTGTGTAACGACGGAGCAAAGAGAGAGTGAGAAGAAATACTAGCAATTGGTGTTGGGAATGGTGAGTTTGGATATTTTAGATGCAGGCTTCTCCAGGGCTGTCAGCTagttagaattttattttatttttctttttaggaaggttttaaaatttaattaatttagaattttgcagtttaaaatttatttgggatattgtactattttttatattcgtattttaattatagttgGATTATCTTTGAGATATATGATTCCATCGAGAGTCAATTCCAAATAAATATGATTGTGATATAGATATTTATGGAAAAATCTTTTTACAAcagtttttttctattgatttgataaaaagataaaggttttttttttttaatttcagaaaaatatttaagtcaAAGTATCATTATTTTAGCAacaaaatgaagaatgaatagTTGGTACTTGGTAGTGATATACAATATagaaatgtaatttttagtCACAGATAAAGAAATTCTATTATtctaaatatatgataaaatcaCATCATGTGTAACCAAAGATTGTACATGGTAGAATCAttagaaaataagaataaaaaactcatgagggtttttttttaatataagtttattttgtagttatatcttcaatttttatttgtagtttAAACTCATTtcttttatacaaataaaaactgaagtttctaactttataattatatatcatcaatgaaaaagaagaggCTAATTCGgctagttttaatttaaaatgataaatccAAAAGatatgtaataataaaaaaatagactaaacatggctattatattttaaagtgaaaaCATAGAGattagtttttagattttattttatttagtaacACAAAATAATCATAAAGCATAAATTAGGAGGTGTTTGGCTAAGTGATGCAATCActattttgctaaaaaaaaaatataattttttttttgtatttttagattattttagtgtgttggtgtaaaaaataaattttaaaaaataaaaaaatatattatcttcatataaatctaaattgaaaaaacattttaaaaatcaacatctAATACTATTTCAAGTACCCtattaaaatgaaatcaaaaatcaaaactccTAGAGTttaatgcaaagaaaaaaatttaactaaaatagCATAACCAGTTATAAAGTAAATAATTacctaatattaattttatcttgaataaataaatcatatctttcaaaataaataaataaaatattattattattattatttgttatataaaaaaaaaaattttgaattcaagATTTCTTTctgtatttgatttaaaaaaaataacattaattgaGTTACAATTCATTAACAAAATATTCATATGTTTTAGACCAATTTTAATGTCACCATAAGATCTcaaaaattatgtaaattaaGGGCTCTATGTTACCTGATAAATCTATCTGCCAAACAAATGTTTTACCAGAAACTTTTAAgtgttcaaattaaatttattaattcgaaaatagattttggttttaaaagaaaaaagctaaacGAAAACGGCGGGGTCAACGAAAGTAAAAAGGGCGCGTTAAACGGGCTCGTATTAAACACGCACAACCGACGAACGAGAgcagagggagagagaaagagagtagTCAAAAGAGTTGGGAATTGAGCCGGAAGTCAAGTGTTTTCAGATAATCAGAATCAATGGCTGAGATTTGATAATCAACAGACGTATGCATTACTATCGGGTCCCACTTTCTTTTCAATGTCCCTTTCGCAACATTACTTTTGGAGTGACAGCTTTAACAACGAAAGTTCCATGTCTACTCCTTCCCTTTCCTTAAACTCACAGCTCTTCTCTATGCGAACTACGTGACTGAACTTTGAAATCTTATTGGTCTGTGAGGAAGTAAATTGCTGTGAGTTTAGTTTAGATTTCTCAGACCTTGACCTAACAGGTCATGTGTCAGTTGATACTAAATTTGCATGGTCAGGTCAGGTTTTTTAATAGGACTTAAATGCCCTTCAGTGGTTAAGAATttactgttgatttttttaacgggatataaataaaatatgtgatCTGTTACTCATTGAAATTGTAATTTgtgtagtttaaaatattttttatttaaaaatatattaaaataaaattattttatttttaaaaaattatttttttattaatacattaaaataatataaaaaaactaattttaaataaaaaaaatttaacacagCTTTAATGGAAAAGATATCAAATTATGGTTATTAAGTGAGcgttgttttcaaaaaatttaaatttattttgttaaaagttaattttttttatatgttatggatttttaatatgctgattttaaaataattttaaaaaataataaaaaatattattttaatgtattttgacatgaaaaacagtttaaaaacaatcacaatcacacTTTCCAAATACATCTATGTTATATGAGTTTGTGtagtttttgggttttgattttccGGGTTTGTATTCTAACCACAAGTAAATCGGTTGTGAGTTTTCTAAAAACAGGTCATTTGGTTAATTTGCTGTTTATCCAGGCAGTTTGCTTTCgctcttttaagttttttaggtGACACGCTATTCTATTTATAAGGGCATGTACTTTATGGCAtttttgtatagttttttttttcgttaatacaattattttatccaagagaaaaggtcaaaagGATTTATcaagttgatttaatttaaaaaaaacatatcttatTGAGAAAAGCAAATATCTAATGTCTCCTTCGTTGATCAACAAACAAGTAATCCGAACCCCTTTACCAGGCTAGATCTCGGGTTTGGTTTACCAATCGTgtatagaaatataaaataataacattagcCCAGATAAATGTGACAATTTGATTTGgatgtaattattgttttttttttattataatacgtgtttaaaattatagatataattattttttaaagtgttttttatattaaaatataaaataatattttttaaaaagttatttttaagtaGCAGTAGAACTTAGCaggaaaaaaacgaaaaaaaagagaggatattGAAGCACTGGCCAAAAGGTACCTCTCACCAGCGACGAAGAAATAAAAGATGGTCGTGACAGAGTGGATATACAATGGAAATCGAAGGTAATCTCTCCGAAAGTTCCGAGTTTCCAAGTGCATGAATTTCACTTTTCCTTTCACCTTTATTTATTCTATGCCGACCGTGACCTTCTTTATAGCACGAAACATACAGTCAATCACATTCACAAACAGCGCCTCGGTGAagcaaaagttaatttttattcgaaatatattaatataatattctttattttttaatatttatttttacaataacatattaatataataattaagaaacattaaaaaaaaactaatttaaagttaaattattttaaaaaaatctcaaaaacataattgaacAACAATATTTAACAAAATCCGAGCAAATTAATCATGTAATtcagttcattttatttttattgttttcattgaataaaccaagttaatttatattagttttctttttttaattcagctCAGGCTAGGCACATCGTATAACTTTGTTTCTGGAAATTTTGCacggcaaagaaaaaaaatgatatatataaaataaagaaattgatcACCATTGCATCATCATGATGTGGCATGGGTGTTGCGCAAGTAAAGGTTTAAGAACGCGAAAGCTACTTCAACAGCATGCAACGCACTTCGGTCTAATGTATTTAAGTGAAATTGTGGGTGGAATATtgctatttaattaattcagtctattaattattatgtattaAAATGGTAAATAACTCCGGTCTAAGGTTATCAAGTGAAACCTACTTCATGCAAATAATTGTTTAGCCAGCTTCAAGAGGTTGACTTT
The sequence above is drawn from the Populus alba chromosome 15, ASM523922v2, whole genome shotgun sequence genome and encodes:
- the LOC118057507 gene encoding protein CELLULOSE SYNTHASE INTERACTIVE 2; the protein is MTIPENDPITLSNNLLHSLLDQQIPLIQSFKGKWSLIKSKLADLQAQLTDFSEFQTSITNPLALDLLHSVSQTLNDALLLAEKCLDTNLTEGKLKTQSDIDSILAKLNQNVRDCEILIKSGVLQDGILSGSGPKRELVRAEFRNLITRLQIGSTESKNAAMDTVLSLIEEDDKNVLIAVAQGIVPVLARLLDCNSCFDIKEKSVAAISRISMVDSSKHVLIAEGLLLLNQLIRILESGSWFAKEKACVALQALSFSRENARAIGSRGGICSLLEICQAGTPSSQGLASGVLRNLAVFEEIRENFIEENAVFVLIGLAASGTALAQENAIGCLCNLVKEDENLKLLIVKEGVVECLRNFWDSCPPARSLEVAVELLRELASNQAIAEGLVSDGFVVRLVAVLSCGVLGVRVAAARAIFELGFIMKTRKLIGELGCISPLIKMLDCKAVEEKEAAAKALSLLVLHAGNRRIFRKTEGGIVSTVQLLDPLIQNLDKKYPVSILASLLNSKKCRKQMIAAGASGHLKKLMEMDVEGSKKLLDGLGRGKIWGVFARP